The following proteins are co-located in the Phragmites australis chromosome 10, lpPhrAust1.1, whole genome shotgun sequence genome:
- the LOC133930744 gene encoding exocyst complex component EXO70A1-like, with protein MNARIKTIIAEAQFGSGGGYDNSSGGGSSPASSGHSESDGSSSPDEFCNDLREFWRHASPLSSSVRDEVDRDRIRPVSVSSPRVPDDIQHQQRMLLLLPAFASPAIAAVRAEALFYWLSGFDVGWVMDMDASGRGGESLTRREVGRRVRAWAQALSTMERVFRLRHREFTPAQRTALGELAVASAGAMLKLAGAVAALESSPSKLLAALDVYVSVSETYPVLARLFSWGPSHPVSAATETMLAGLVDAVQRCGRDLKAFIRSHYQWRMPQSGEVHPCVGFWMGYFRCMMRNRVSLYFVLGNEDGDGGLSLVAELISCLEAVLEEKSAALAFPALRQVFMLNNTCAIMRRAVGSDLEVFLPPEWVRAREERMEGYIKGYMDASWAPAVSRLDGGRTKPSAVSRRRHQLVAFYSLFENACSAQRCWKVPDPVLRCVLRKTVSESVVPAYRRYLEDHPEVEVAVGRTAEEMEHQLSDLFEG; from the coding sequence ATGAATGCGCGCATCAAGACTATTATCGCTGAGGCCCAGTTCGGCTCCGGCGGCGGCTACGACAACAGCAGTGGTGGTGGTAGCAGCCCGGCCTCGTCTGGCCACTCGGAGAGCGACGGCTCCAGCAGTCCCGACGAGTTCTGCAACGACCTGCGTGAGTTCTGGCGCCAcgcctcccctctctcctcctccgtcCGCGATGAAGTCGACCGCGACCGTATCCGCCCGGTTTCGGTGTCGTCCCCTCGCGTCCCCGACGACATCCAGCACCAACAGCgcatgctcctcctcctcccagcctTCGCCTCCCCAGCCATAGCCGCTGTACGCGCCGAAGCGTTGTTTTACTGGCTCTCTGGGTTTGATGTCGGCTGGGTGATGGACATGGACGCGTCCGGCAGGGGCGGCGAGAGTCTCACGCGGCGAGAAGTTGGGAGACGGGTCAGGGCGTGGGCGCAGGCGCTGAGCACCATGGAGCGCGTCTTCCGCCTCCGGCACCGAGAGTTCACGCCCGCGCAGAGGACCGCTCTGGGGGAACTCGCGGTCGCGAGCGCCGGCGCGATGCTGAAACTGGCTGGCGCCGTGGCCGCGCTCGAGAGCTCCCCGTCGAAGCTGCTCGCGGCGCTCGACGTGTACGTCTCGGTCTCGGAGACGTACCCCGTCCTCGCGAGGCTGTTCTCTTGGGGTCCTTCCCACCCTGTCTCGGCTGCCACCGAGACCATGCTCGCAGGCCTGGTGGACGCGGTCCAGCGCTGCGGGCGCGACCTCAAGGCATTCATAAGGTCGCACTACCAGTGGCGGATGCCGCAGAGCGGCGAGGTGCACCCGTGCGTCGGGTTCTGGATGGGCTACTTCCGCTGCATGATGCGCAACCGCGTCTCTCTCTACTTCGTCCTCGGCAACGaagacggcgacggcggcctcAGCCTGGTTGCAGAGCTGATCTCGTGCCTGGAAGCAGTGCTTGAGGAGAAGTCCGCGGCGCTCGCGTTCCCGGCGCTGCGTCAGGTGTTCATGCTCAACAACACGTGCGCCATCATGCGCCGCGCCGTGGGCTCCGACCTCGAGGTGTTCCTGCCTCCGGAGTGGGTCCGTGCCCGCGAGGAGCGCATGGAAGGCTACATCAAGGGCTACATGGACGCGTCCTGGGCGCCCGCCGTGTCGCGCTTGGACGGCGGCCGCACTAAGCCGTCCGCCGTCTCCCGGCGTCGGCACCAGTTGGTCGCGTTCTACTCGTTGTTTGAGAACGCCTGCAGCGCGCAGAGATGCTGGAAGGTGCCCGACCCGGTGCTCCGGTGCGTCCTCCGGAAGACAGTGTCGGAGAGTGTCGTGCCGGCGTATCGCCGGTATCTGGAGGACCATCCGGAGGTTGAAGTGGCCGTCGGGCGCACCGCGGAGGAGATGGAGCATCAGTTGTCGGACTTGTTTGAAGGATAG
- the LOC133930742 gene encoding uncharacterized protein LOC133930742 — protein MEEEAGHKRPPWRRTVAVQAALCLALYAAFSLGEPQLFPRGGGGVGALGRGARGGGVAFLSVAGGARAPAEQARLLSQMETVSKIYEVNFVLDVARFGDDDPLWQNGSLYFQALNIPWYPTTSSHERIVGNFLKKVNMPYGQALDIIGLDTGPLQEPLHDRKISASYREQTKWLEQSLALSGGNWKIVVGCDPLVVCNEAETPETTKFYAPFQRIFAKYEVNAYLSTGGFCGYYHRDNSILYIGNPSPGGDQTSVDGFLLHRVSPLEMESMLINVEGEVVQRFVVHQHGRGSV, from the exons ATGGAAGAGGAGGCGGGGCACAAGCGCCCGCCGTGGCGCCGCACGGTGGCCGTGCAGGCCGCGCTCTGCCTCGCGCTCTACGCGGCCTTTAGCCTCGGCGAGCCGCAGCTCTTCCcgcggggcgggggcggggtgGGCGCGCTCGGGCGAGGCGcgcgcggcggaggcgtcgcCTTCCTCAGCGTCGCCGGCGGAGCGCGGGCGCCCGCCGAGCAGGCCCGGCTCCTGAGCCAG ATGGAGACTGTATCAAAGATTTATGAAGTCAATTTCGTGTTGGATGTTGCTCGATTTGGAGATGACGACCCACTTTGGCAAAAT GGTTCTTTGTACTTCCAAGCTCTGAATATCCCCTG GTATCCCACCACATCGTCACATGAGCGGATAGTTGGTAACTTTTTGAAGAAGGTTAACATGCCATACGGTCAGGCTCTAGATATTATTGGTCTGGACACAGGGCCTCTACAG GAACCTCTACATGATCGCAAAATAAGCGCTTCTTACAGGGAACAAACTAAATGGTTGGAGCAATCACTAGCGCTGAGTGGCGGTAATTG GAAAATAGTAGTTGGATGTGATCCATTAGTTGTTTGCAATGAGGCAGAAACACCAGAAACAACTAAGTTCTACGCACCATTTCAGCGTATTTTTGCAAAATATGAAGTG AACGCATACCTAAGCACGGGTGGGTTTTGTGGGTACTACCACCGAGACAACTCAATATTGTACATTGGAAATCCCAGTCCTGGTGGTGACCAAACAAGTGTGGATGGTTTCTTGTTGCACAGAGTTAGCCCCCTAGAGATG GAGTCAATGCTGATAAATGTAGAAGGCGAGGTGGTTCAGAGATTTGTAGTTCACCAGCATGGAAGAGGATCCGTGTAA